In Plasmodium falciparum 3D7 genome assembly, chromosome: 8, the following proteins share a genomic window:
- a CDS encoding SPRY domain, putative, translating into MASTINFFSKEDISNKEENEKEEKKSNNKELLENNKEKSCSGIQKTIRLLNLFSNSEKKRKIDNSREEYSDKILEKQSTLSLKDKEQNALNYINNEYVIEKGNDKLCEEQGQDHQISIASLEDEGSYNKNVTTFERNESNNEKMKDIKNDDIKIKEKINYNKINNDRITYDGKSKKGEEKNKYSKEKTNTHLHVEVEKKDNIKHFFDYNKYRSKCNVTFSMKYKDSSVSLSNDKLTCYGDKGWSSVFVNNGADIGKWYYEIKIEEPVQNFNFLGYKDKIIKVNPYIRVGFACRYMRYDYPIGTDKYSYCVNSKNGKIFNNSISYDCMEPFNVGDIIGCYLNLKNKNSYNFDPRLDKKLYEHLQNGILCDPKNPPLLKKNEGSTIFFSLNGQIKKTSFMDIYEGFYHPSVSLYMGASAKINLGPNFTYNHLQDYVPCVYMEPPTVL; encoded by the coding sequence atggccTCAAcgataaattttttttccaaaGAAGACATTAGTAATaaggaagaaaatgaaaaagaggAAAAGAAATCAAACAATAAAGAATtgttagaaaataataaagaaaagtcCTGTTCTGGTATACAGAAAACTATTAGATTATTGAACTTATTTAGTAATAGTGAAAAGAAGAGGAAAATTGATAATAGTAGAGAAGAATATTCTGAtaaaatattagaaaaacAAAGTACATTAAgtttaaaagataaagaacaaaatgctttaaattatataaataatgaatatgtGATTGAAAAAGGAAATGATAAATTATGTGAGGAGCAGGGACAAGATCACCAAATTTCTATAGCTTCTTTGGAGGATGAGGGATCatacaataaaaatgttacGACTTTTGAAAGGAATGAAtctaataatgaaaaaatgaaggatataaaaaatgatgatataaaaattaaggaaaaaattaattataataaaataaataatgatagaATAACATACGATGGCAAATCAAAAAAAggggaagaaaaaaataaatatagtaaAGAAAAGACAAACACGCATTTACATGTAGAAGTagaaaaaaaggataatataaaacatttctttgattataacaaatataggaGTAAATGTAATGTAACCTTTTCaatgaaatataaagataGTTCTGTAAGTCTAAGTAATGATAAGTTAACTTGTTATGGTGATAAAGGATGGTCAAGTGTTTTTGTAAATAACGGTGCAGATATTGGAAAATGgtattatgaaataaaaattgaaGAGCCTGTACAaaatttcaattttttaggatataaagataaaattataaaagtcAATCCATATATAAGAGTTGGTTTTGCTTGTAGATATATGAGATATGATTATCCTATAGGTACAGATAAATATAGTTATTGTGTTAATAGTAAAAATGgtaaaatatttaacaaTTCTATTAGTTATGATTGTATGGAACCTTTTAATGTTGGTGATATTATTGGatgttatttaaatttaaaaaataaaaattcatataatttcgATCCAAGATTAGATAAAAAGCTATATGAACATTTACAAAATGGAATATTATGTGATCCCAAAAATCCACCtctcttaaaaaaaaatgaaggtTCAActatattcttttctttaaatggacaaataaaaaagacaTCCTTTATGGATATTTATGAAGGATTTTATCATCCTTCTGTAAGTTTATATATGGGAGCATCAGCTAAAATTAACTTGGGCCctaattttacatataatcaTTTGCAGGACTATGTCCCATGTGTATATATGGAGCCTCCCACcgtattataa
- a CDS encoding dehydrodolichyl diphosphate synthetase, putative → MALNIIERFVTYVLRDRINIKHISIIMDGNRRFAKEKGLHTAIGHFMGSKTLIQIIEICIKLNIKILSVFSFSLLNYNRSPEEIHFLFYLNLLVLINEDFFFKFIKDNKIKIKIIGNLSYVNDSYRKIIYDIEEKTKNFNNIRLNIFFSYTSRNEMSLCSFNPNLYRDTYKNLLQEKNIYSGTNILTDPIKEGYFDIPTQEEELKYPDHENENELKFDGKCLCREKVKYNEEQLEIVNYHNKLLTSDLPPPNILIRTSGEQRLSDFMLYQISEFTEIYFINEYWPVFNFLQFIYIILHYTLFQTTKWIFSYSNPCPH, encoded by the exons ATGGCCCTGAATAT aatagAAAGATTTGTAACATATGTATTAAGGGATAGAATAAATATTAAgcatatat cCATAATTATGGATGGGAATAGAAGATTTGCCAAAGAAAAAGGATTACACACTGCTATAGGACATTTTATGGGATCTAAAACATTAATAcag ataatagaaatatgtattaagttaaatataaaaattttatccGTCTTTTCATTTTCTCTACTTAATTATAATAGAAGTCCTGAagaaattcattttttattttatttaaatttactTGTACTTATTAATGAGGATTTCTTTTT taaatttataaaagacAATAAAATTAAGATCAAAATTATTGGAAACTTATCTTATGTTAATGATTCTTACAGGAAAATTATTTATGACATAGAAGAAAAAACTAAAAATTTTAACAA tATAAGgttaaatatattcttttcatataCAAGTAGAAATGAAATGAGTCTTTGTTCATTTAATCCAAATTTATATAGGGACACCTACAAAAATTTattacaagaaaaaaatatttactcTGGTACGAATATATTGACTGATCCGATTAAAGAAGGATATTTTGATATTCCCACACAAGAAGAAGAACTAAAATATCCTGAtcatgaaaatgaaaatgaattaaaattTGATGGAAAATGTCTTTGCAGggaaaaagtaaaatacAATGAAGAGCAATTAGAAAt cgttaattatcataataaattgCTTACAAGTGATTTGCCTCCCcctaatattttaataagaaCATCAGGTGAACAAAGACTATCcgattttatgttatatcag ATATCAGAGTTTACcgaaatttattttattaatgaaTATTGGCcagtatttaattttttacaatttatttatataatattacattatacCCTTTTTCAAACAACCAAGTGGATATTTTCATACTCGAATCCTTGTCCACactaa